In the genome of Bacteroides mediterraneensis, the window ATGGTCGCATTCGTGGTCTGATATAATTTCACGGCTTCCGCATACTGTTCCACACTCTCCATGCGTGCCCCACGCCGGAGGTTGTCATTAATCCCCAGCCGGACACGTACCTTCTCGCGCCACACCAGCGTATCCTCATAATGAATGTGCATGAAATTGGCCAGCGAAGCCCCGTCCACTCCAAACTTGCGTGCCACCTGAGACAGGTTCAAATCGATATATTCCAAAGAATCACAGGCCTCTACCGCCTCCTTGTATTTGGCATGCGCATTGACATTCTGCTGGCCGACCGCCATAATCTTCAGGGTCTCCAGCTGCTTGCCCTCAGCAGAAATATGATTCCGTCTCAGCACCAGCTCCCGCCAGTAACGCCGCAGATACTTTCCCAGCGCACCCACCGACACACGGCAAGTCTCCGCAATGGCCGCCAGCGTCTGGTCGGTATCCGCATACAGCTCCACCGCCTTTTCATATTTGCAATGAAGCGCATGCCGACGCAACAGCATCTCCTTCTCTCTGTTCGTCAAAGAAACGGCTTTTGAGTCAAAGCCCTCAAGGGGATTCATAGTGATTGGTTTTCGTGCGGTTACCCCCGCATTGTCAGTTCGTCGTACAAACGGATATAATCCTGATAACAGTCTTCTTTCTTGAAATGCGCCAACGCATATTCCCGGCACCGGCCTTGGTAATAAGCTTTTCCCCGCTGTTCCACCTGCCGTGCCGCTTCCAACAAGCCTTGCCAGTCACCTTGTTCCACCACAAAGCCCGTCTCTTCCGTCACCGCTTCCACACTTCCCCCCGTCCGGTACGTCACTACGGGAGTACCACAGGCAATCGCCTCCATATTCACCGTAGGATAATTATCCTGCCAGGTGGGATTGATAAACGCATCCGCAGCCGCATACAGTTCCGCCAGCTGCCGTATATTTTCTGTCCGGGCTATCCCGACCACCTTGCCGGGCAGTCTTTTTCTTTCTTCCGGCTTGACTCCTACCAGCACAATAAGTTCATCCTCCCGCAACCGTTCCGCCATCCGGATGAAATCGTCCAGCCCTTTCTCCTTACTCCAGATACTGGCTACCCCCAGCAGCACATGCTTGTTTTCCAGTCCATACTTCTTCCGCACTTCCGTGGAGTCATACACCTGAAACGCCTCCGTATTGATGCCATTGTGAATCACCCGGAAATCATATCCGCGGAAAAACGATTGCTGCATCTCGTCGCAAATCCATTGCGACACCGGCACCATTACCAGCCGGTCTTTCGGCATGGAAGTAAACGCCTTCCGCTTGTCCTCATAATTTTGTTCGCTCCGGTCATGCCACAGACTCGTCGGGAACAGTCCGCGCTGCGGGCAATCATGACATCCGTCCTGCCAACGGTTGCACCGTACATACGAATAATAATAACAATGCCCCGTGTACAGCCAGCAGTCGTGCACCGTCCATACCACCGGAATGTCACACTTTGACAGATAATCGAACAGAATCCGGAAATTCAGGAAATACCCATGAATGTTGTGGATATGAATCACGTCCGGCTTTATCTGTTCCATCCGTCGGATAAACTGTCGGGTAGCCCCCGAAGAAGCCAGTCCGTGCGCGTCCAGCAACCGCGTTTTCACGCCGTGCCACGCCACGCTCCACCTGTTTCCCACCGGCACCAGTTTCGAGGTGCACGGCTTGATGCCATCCCGTCCGCGGCTGTAGGCAATATAGCTTTCCCAACCGTTCCGCATGGCCAGTTCCCCAATTTCCTGCATGATACGTCCCGTTGAAGTAGAGACCCTCAACACAGGATTTATCTGAAGCAATTTTTTCATCGTGCTGTAATAGAAGTAAACAAGCGGATCCATCGTGCCATGACCGCTTCTTCCGAGTATGTGTCGACCACCTTCCGTGCATTCCGTGACAACATTCTGCGGTAAGCCTCATCCGTCATCACCTCCATCATGGCATTGGCCAACGCCTTAATATCCCCCTCGGATACCAGCAAACCGTTTATTCCGTGCTGGATAATATCTTTCGGGCCACATTTATAATCAAACGACACCACCGGCAGTCCGCAGGCCATCGCCTCAATCATCACCATCGGGAACCCCTCGTAATGGGAACTCATCACCAGCAGGGAGCTCTTCACATATTCCTCCCCTATCTGCCTGGTGGGCCGGTGAATCTGTACCGAATGCTGCAATCCCTTTTCCTCAATCATCCGCTGAAGCATCTCCTTCCATTCCCCTTGTCCGAAGATATCCAGCCGCCAGTCTGCAAACTTTCCTGTACGTTGTATTAATTCCCAAGCCTCAATCAGGCGGTCGAACCCCTTCTGGTAATCCAGCCGTCCTACGGCAATGACCCGTTTGTCCGTCACGTCCGAGCAGCTTTCGCTCACCTGCATGGCCGCATTGGGAATCACCTCGATGTTCGGCAAGTTGCCCCAGTAGCCCTTGTCTTCGTTGGTCAGCACCACGAACTTGTCAAACCTCCGGACAATCCGTTCGTCCTGACGGGTGCGCAACCTGTCAATCCATCCCAGCAAGCCCTTCCGGCCATATTGCAAACGGAAAAACTTGCAGAAATGCAGCTCGAGCACCTTCTTGCTCCCATCCTTGATGTCTGGAATGAAGGACGATTCCGAAGGATAAAGCGACACCACGATGTCCGGCCTTTCCTTTTGAAGCAACGCCGTCAGTTTCTGCTGATGCTCTTTCCGCTTGCGGAGATAACCGAAAATCTTTTTCCATGCCCCTTTGTCGTTGTCGTCCGAATAGTTGATGTCCAAATCCGTCATGCGCACTTTCTCCGGAAAGGGATAGAACGGAGGACGGTGATGCTGGTCGGTAGTAACGATGGAGACCTCCCATCCCGGAAGCTGGGAAAGGTACGTCACTTTGTTCAGCAGTACACGTTCCATTCCTCCGGGGTTATATGTGGAGTGGGTGCAATAGAGGATTTTCATGAGTTAAAGCAATAGCGGAGTACAGATTGTCTTATTAGTTTTATAAACGTAGCAATTACGAGTGTAAAGAGTAAAGTCAGTATAACATATAGATAATCTGATTTCAAATTAAGAAAAGAACCTCTCAGAATACACATACTAATTCCCTGGGACAAATAAATCTCAAAGGATATACCACTTAAATATCTGATTATCTTCAATCTTATCAGGTTCTCAAACTTTACCTTAAACAAAAGCGTAGCGAAAATGATCGGTATCAAAATATAAACTAACATATAAGGAATCTCCATTTTCGCATATACACATAAAGCAATAACCACTAAACTTATAGGGACTACACAATAGTATCCTATAGAACCCTTTAAGCGTTTTATTGTCTTACCTTCATATTTGCCTACTAATATGCCTGTAGGAAAACCTAAAGCACTGATATACCAGCATCTGTCGTAATTCCAATATTGACACCATAATTCAAATAATATAATCAAAGCTATCAGTACCAGAAAAGAGACCTTGCTGTTAAAATACTTATAGCTTATATAAAAAGAAACATAAAAATATAAGATGGCAAATACAAACCATGAATGGGGAAGAATAGTTCTCCCATCATATATAAGTTCCTCCAGTTCCTTAAATATATTAGGAAGACTTACAATATTTAAAATTCTATATATCGTCCATGCGATGAGAAAAGGAATTACAATCCCTTTTACAATCCTATGTTTGAAAAAGTCGGACAAATACACATTTCCTTTCATACACAAGCTTTTCATTAATCCATATCCCGATAAAAACAGGAATAGAGAAACAATAGGAGCTCCCCATGAATGAAATGTATGTAAGAATAAAATTCCTTGCAACGACAGATGATGCACCACTATAAGGACTGCCATTATTGCTTTTAAAGTAGCAGTTCTATCTTTCGAGATACTGATCACATCAGCCGGAAGAAAACTGATCAGATACAATGCTAAAATGCATATAACAAATAAAAACATCGTTATATCAAAATTTCTGTGGTGACAATTCTATTAGTTGTTCTTCTTCGTTCTTTGATGCCGTTAAACATAAGAACAGAGCAAAAACAACAAATATGTCTGTAGCTACTTTAAACCATATTATAAAATTGAGAAGAAGCAACAATATAAACATGTGTTTAAATTCCATTAAACGCTTCATACACAATCGTGCTGTTTTACAAAAGAAAGACATAAAAGCCACCAAACCTAAAACGCCAAAATAGAAAATAAAACGTAAATACCCCACATCCGTTCCCATGTAAAAAGCAGTTCTCATATCACCCGTATAATAAGGATCTGTCAGTTTGGGATTATCAAAATATCCATCTCCTATGATCCATGTTTTCACATTATCTGGAAAAACATACATATTTTGTAGCATATCATTTGAATGTA includes:
- a CDS encoding glycosyltransferase, producing the protein MKKLLQINPVLRVSTSTGRIMQEIGELAMRNGWESYIAYSRGRDGIKPCTSKLVPVGNRWSVAWHGVKTRLLDAHGLASSGATRQFIRRMEQIKPDVIHIHNIHGYFLNFRILFDYLSKCDIPVVWTVHDCWLYTGHCYYYSYVRCNRWQDGCHDCPQRGLFPTSLWHDRSEQNYEDKRKAFTSMPKDRLVMVPVSQWICDEMQQSFFRGYDFRVIHNGINTEAFQVYDSTEVRKKYGLENKHVLLGVASIWSKEKGLDDFIRMAERLREDELIVLVGVKPEERKRLPGKVVGIARTENIRQLAELYAAADAFINPTWQDNYPTVNMEAIACGTPVVTYRTGGSVEAVTEETGFVVEQGDWQGLLEAARQVEQRGKAYYQGRCREYALAHFKKEDCYQDYIRLYDELTMRG
- a CDS encoding glycosyltransferase family 4 protein, coding for MERVLLNKVTYLSQLPGWEVSIVTTDQHHRPPFYPFPEKVRMTDLDINYSDDNDKGAWKKIFGYLRKRKEHQQKLTALLQKERPDIVVSLYPSESSFIPDIKDGSKKVLELHFCKFFRLQYGRKGLLGWIDRLRTRQDERIVRRFDKFVVLTNEDKGYWGNLPNIEVIPNAAMQVSESCSDVTDKRVIAVGRLDYQKGFDRLIEAWELIQRTGKFADWRLDIFGQGEWKEMLQRMIEEKGLQHSVQIHRPTRQIGEEYVKSSLLVMSSHYEGFPMVMIEAMACGLPVVSFDYKCGPKDIIQHGINGLLVSEGDIKALANAMMEVMTDEAYRRMLSRNARKVVDTYSEEAVMARWIRLFTSITAR
- a CDS encoding acyltransferase family protein, which codes for MFLFVICILALYLISFLPADVISISKDRTATLKAIMAVLIVVHHLSLQGILFLHTFHSWGAPIVSLFLFLSGYGLMKSLCMKGNVYLSDFFKHRIVKGIVIPFLIAWTIYRILNIVSLPNIFKELEELIYDGRTILPHSWFVFAILYFYVSFYISYKYFNSKVSFLVLIALIILFELWCQYWNYDRCWYISALGFPTGILVGKYEGKTIKRLKGSIGYYCVVPISLVVIALCVYAKMEIPYMLVYILIPIIFATLLFKVKFENLIRLKIIRYLSGISFEIYLSQGISMCILRGSFLNLKSDYLYVILTLLFTLVIATFIKLIRQSVLRYCFNS